A window of the Agrococcus jejuensis genome harbors these coding sequences:
- a CDS encoding carbohydrate ABC transporter permease: MTRRVWRVLQYVALVLFVVFLGFPLLFLVTAAFKTQQELQSPDPQLLPAQWNLDNFVGAIERAGLGQAALNSLVVALATTVIVVLVALPAAYALARFQTRLRGLATGWILLSQVFPFILIIIPLFLMLRPIGLNNTLAGLVVVYVVWSLPFALWMLRGYVAAIPGELEEAGAMDGASRFRVLRSIIMPLLGPGLVATSLFAFIGSWNEFFFALVLIKDEALQTLPQRLALFVGSEGQVALGQLAAGSLLACIPSLVFFAIIQRRLTSGLLSGAVKG, translated from the coding sequence ATGACCCGTCGTGTCTGGCGCGTGCTGCAGTACGTCGCCCTCGTGCTCTTCGTCGTCTTCCTCGGCTTCCCGCTGCTCTTCCTCGTCACGGCGGCGTTCAAGACGCAGCAGGAGCTGCAGTCGCCCGACCCGCAGCTGCTGCCCGCGCAGTGGAACCTCGACAACTTCGTCGGCGCGATCGAGCGCGCCGGGCTCGGGCAGGCGGCGCTCAACAGCCTCGTCGTCGCCCTCGCCACGACGGTCATCGTCGTGCTCGTGGCGCTGCCGGCCGCCTACGCGCTCGCGCGGTTCCAGACGCGGCTGCGGGGGCTCGCGACGGGCTGGATCCTGCTGAGCCAGGTCTTCCCGTTCATCCTCATCATCATCCCGCTGTTCCTCATGCTGCGGCCGATCGGCCTCAACAACACGCTCGCGGGGCTCGTCGTCGTGTACGTCGTCTGGTCGTTGCCGTTCGCGCTGTGGATGCTGCGCGGCTACGTCGCCGCCATCCCCGGCGAGCTCGAGGAGGCGGGCGCCATGGACGGCGCGTCGCGGTTCCGCGTGCTGCGGTCGATCATCATGCCGCTGCTCGGCCCCGGTCTCGTCGCCACGAGCCTCTTCGCCTTCATCGGGTCGTGGAACGAGTTCTTCTTCGCGCTCGTGCTCATCAAGGACGAGGCGCTGCAGACCCTGCCGCAGCGGCTCGCGCTCTTCGTGGGATCCGAGGGGCAGGTGGCGCTGGGGCAGCTCGCCGCCGGCAGCCTGCTCGCGTGCATCCCCTCGCTCGTCTTCTTCGCCATCATCCAACGTCGTCTCACGTCGGGCCTGCTCTCGGGCGCCGTCAAGGGATGA
- a CDS encoding ABC transporter substrate-binding protein, with protein sequence MHRSIRAIAGIGACAALLTGCAFGGGGATEATTDPDEDVTLTFQSLAFQDATIQATQDIVDAWNAEHPETQVDVVQGSWDNVHDQLVTQFQGGEAPDIIHNEASDMTGFAQDGYLADLSPYLSDDVVDSVGQGIWDSVSIGDEVFAAPTVMQSYVVFANTAAFDAAGVAVPTGDELSWDALRETAQQLTTDGAFGLGWGLRQPTAPFMNLALGFDGTFFDVADDGSATIDVGEGELAVPEAVHAMAYDDASLDPITLTQSGGDVLPGFLGGQYAMYVGGSYLAQQIADSAPEGFEWTVLPPLAGSNGSAQGTSPQTLSVPAESEHVDRAAAFIDYFMQADNLAAIGEGDCLIPASEAARAELETATEGQTGWAEMLASGATLEAAPFQLAADYPQWKDQYATPAFQEYLAGTITLEQLEQRLADGWDQVG encoded by the coding sequence ATGCACCGTTCCATCCGCGCGATCGCAGGCATCGGCGCCTGCGCAGCGCTGCTCACCGGCTGCGCCTTCGGCGGCGGCGGCGCCACCGAGGCGACGACCGACCCCGACGAGGACGTCACGCTGACGTTCCAGTCGCTCGCGTTCCAGGACGCGACCATCCAGGCCACGCAGGACATCGTCGACGCGTGGAACGCCGAGCACCCCGAGACGCAGGTCGACGTCGTGCAGGGCTCGTGGGACAACGTGCACGACCAGCTCGTGACCCAGTTCCAGGGTGGCGAGGCGCCCGACATCATCCACAACGAGGCCTCCGACATGACGGGCTTCGCGCAGGACGGCTACCTCGCCGACCTCTCGCCCTACCTCTCCGACGACGTCGTCGACTCGGTGGGCCAGGGCATCTGGGACTCCGTGAGCATCGGCGACGAGGTCTTCGCGGCCCCCACCGTCATGCAGTCGTACGTCGTCTTCGCGAACACGGCCGCCTTCGACGCCGCGGGCGTCGCAGTGCCGACGGGCGACGAGCTGTCGTGGGATGCGCTGCGCGAGACCGCGCAGCAGCTCACGACCGACGGTGCCTTCGGCCTCGGCTGGGGCCTGCGGCAGCCGACGGCGCCGTTCATGAACCTCGCGCTCGGCTTCGACGGCACGTTCTTCGACGTCGCCGACGACGGCAGCGCCACGATCGACGTGGGCGAGGGGGAGCTCGCCGTGCCCGAGGCCGTGCACGCCATGGCGTACGACGACGCGTCGCTCGACCCCATCACGCTCACGCAGTCGGGCGGCGACGTGCTGCCGGGCTTCCTCGGCGGCCAGTACGCCATGTACGTCGGCGGCTCGTACCTCGCGCAGCAGATCGCCGACTCGGCGCCCGAGGGCTTCGAGTGGACGGTGCTGCCGCCTCTCGCCGGGTCGAACGGCAGCGCGCAGGGCACGAGCCCGCAGACGCTCTCGGTGCCTGCGGAGTCCGAGCACGTCGATCGCGCCGCGGCGTTCATCGACTACTTCATGCAGGCCGACAACCTCGCCGCGATCGGCGAGGGCGACTGCCTCATCCCCGCGAGCGAGGCCGCGCGTGCCGAGCTCGAGACCGCGACGGAGGGGCAGACGGGCTGGGCCGAGATGCTCGCGTCGGGCGCGACGCTCGAGGCTGCGCCGTTCCAGCTCGCGGCGGACTACCCGCAGTGGAAGGACCAGTACGCGACGCCCGCGTTCCAGGAGTACCTCGCGGGCACCATCACGCTCGAGCAGCTCGAGCAGCGACTCGCGGACGGCTGGGACCAGGTCGGCTGA
- a CDS encoding ADP-ribosylglycohydrolase family protein: protein MLRLTWTQPEDLAAHALAAARLDGVDVADLEAELVAAGGSLEAPASGATPERGSDALRAVATRVTAEACARPRPRALLDAEPDDWEAMALAPASLPVAPGLDDRLRGAWLGRAVGCLVGKPVEKIPRAGIRAIAEATGRWPVRGYFTEAGLPADVAAAWPWNRRSRPTSLDGVIDGMPEDDDLNFAVLALVAQERHGDALTTDDVARLWLEQLPAGRIFTAERIALRNLLAGEEPDVAGEVANPFVDWIGALIRADAYGWAHAGDPATAAHLAVVDARLTHRRAGVHGAACMAGAAAAAVAGATPAEAIEAGLACVPEGSRLAEAVRLGRDLAASDLDDEAAIDALHERYGHLHWVHVLHNAAVIAFAAIRGADDLGRAVGLAVSAGWDTDSAGATVGGLVGAQGTVAIPAHLAEPIHGVYRTTLAGFDGVAFDDLADRTLALVQVPA, encoded by the coding sequence ATGCTGCGGCTCACCTGGACGCAGCCCGAGGACCTCGCCGCCCACGCCCTCGCGGCCGCGCGACTCGACGGCGTCGACGTCGCCGACCTCGAGGCCGAGCTCGTCGCCGCGGGCGGCTCGCTCGAGGCCCCGGCGTCGGGGGCGACGCCGGAGCGCGGCTCGGACGCGCTGCGGGCCGTCGCGACGCGCGTGACGGCCGAGGCGTGCGCGCGGCCGCGACCGCGGGCGCTGCTCGACGCCGAGCCCGACGACTGGGAGGCGATGGCGCTCGCGCCGGCATCGCTGCCCGTCGCACCGGGCCTCGACGACCGCCTGCGCGGCGCCTGGCTCGGCCGTGCGGTCGGCTGCCTCGTCGGCAAGCCCGTCGAGAAGATCCCGCGCGCCGGCATCCGCGCCATCGCCGAGGCGACGGGCCGCTGGCCCGTGCGCGGCTACTTCACCGAGGCGGGCCTGCCCGCCGACGTCGCCGCGGCCTGGCCGTGGAATCGACGATCGCGACCCACGAGCCTCGACGGCGTCATCGACGGCATGCCCGAGGACGACGACCTGAACTTCGCCGTGCTCGCCCTCGTCGCGCAGGAGCGGCATGGCGACGCGCTCACGACCGACGACGTCGCACGCCTGTGGCTCGAGCAGCTGCCCGCCGGCCGCATCTTCACCGCCGAGCGCATCGCGCTGCGCAACCTGCTCGCGGGCGAGGAGCCCGACGTCGCCGGCGAGGTCGCGAACCCGTTCGTCGACTGGATCGGCGCGCTCATCCGCGCCGACGCGTACGGCTGGGCGCACGCGGGCGACCCCGCGACGGCCGCGCATCTCGCCGTCGTGGATGCGCGCCTCACGCACCGCCGCGCCGGCGTGCACGGCGCCGCCTGCATGGCGGGCGCCGCCGCGGCGGCCGTCGCGGGTGCGACGCCCGCCGAGGCCATCGAGGCCGGGCTCGCGTGCGTGCCCGAGGGCTCGCGGCTCGCGGAGGCCGTGCGCCTCGGCCGCGACCTCGCCGCATCCGACCTCGACGACGAGGCCGCGATCGACGCGCTGCACGAACGGTACGGCCACCTGCACTGGGTGCACGTGCTGCACAATGCCGCCGTCATCGCCTTCGCGGCGATCCGCGGCGCCGACGACCTCGGCCGCGCCGTGGGCCTCGCCGTCTCGGCGGGCTGGGACACCGACTCCGCCGGCGCCACCGTCGGCGGCCTCGTGGGGGCGCAGGGCACCGT
- a CDS encoding ADP-ribosylglycohydrolase family protein yields MARSIEDAATGALAGSAVGDALGGAAEGNTPEVIQERYAGTIEGIVPPFHADWRTARPIAPYHKGDGHVTDDTLMTSLLVDVYAEVRRHLTAHDVAEHLVPRMIGEVRWIPELEAEALPLQRVFLAEKWLVARLHYGHVDPREAGVGNVVNCGATMYVAPIGLVNAGDPAGAYAEAIDVAGAHQSSYGREAAGVFAAAVAAATVPGASVSDVVDASLALAKDGTRAAIEAVVDAASRLDGWRDGGLAVLRDAVRPFDTVGDTYRQPAMDARLPSRTKAIEELPIAFGMLVACGGDYREAVLGAVNYGRDSDSIAVMAGSVAGALGGEDAVPAEWIDAVGEASRLDLRAPGAVMAEVAREVLVADEARLASRRTVAERLGIAA; encoded by the coding sequence GTGGCACGATCGATCGAGGACGCCGCGACGGGCGCGCTCGCAGGCTCGGCGGTGGGCGACGCCCTCGGCGGCGCCGCCGAGGGCAACACGCCGGAGGTCATCCAGGAGCGCTACGCCGGCACGATCGAGGGCATCGTGCCCCCGTTCCACGCCGACTGGCGCACCGCGAGGCCCATCGCGCCGTACCACAAGGGCGACGGGCACGTCACCGACGACACCCTCATGACGAGCCTGCTCGTCGACGTGTACGCCGAGGTGCGCAGGCACCTCACGGCGCACGACGTCGCCGAGCACCTCGTGCCGCGCATGATCGGCGAGGTGCGGTGGATCCCCGAGCTCGAGGCGGAGGCGCTGCCGCTGCAGCGCGTGTTCCTCGCCGAGAAGTGGCTCGTGGCACGCCTGCACTACGGCCACGTGGATCCGCGCGAGGCAGGCGTCGGCAACGTCGTGAACTGCGGCGCGACGATGTACGTCGCGCCCATCGGCCTCGTGAACGCCGGCGATCCGGCCGGGGCGTACGCGGAGGCGATCGACGTCGCCGGTGCGCACCAGTCGAGCTACGGCCGCGAGGCGGCGGGCGTGTTCGCCGCAGCGGTCGCGGCGGCGACGGTGCCGGGCGCGTCGGTCTCCGACGTCGTCGACGCCTCCCTCGCCCTCGCGAAGGACGGCACGCGCGCTGCGATCGAGGCGGTCGTCGACGCCGCGTCGCGGCTCGACGGCTGGCGCGACGGCGGCCTCGCGGTGCTGCGCGACGCCGTGCGCCCGTTCGACACCGTCGGCGACACGTACCGGCAGCCGGCGATGGATGCGCGGCTGCCGAGCCGCACGAAGGCCATCGAGGAGCTGCCGATCGCGTTCGGCATGCTCGTGGCGTGCGGCGGCGACTATCGCGAGGCCGTGCTGGGCGCCGTGAACTACGGCCGCGACTCCGACTCGATCGCCGTCATGGCCGGCTCGGTCGCAGGCGCGCTCGGCGGCGAGGATGCCGTGCCGGCCGAGTGGATCGACGCCGTGGGCGAGGCGTCGCGGCTCGACCTGCGGGCGCCCGGAGCCGTCATGGCCGAGGTGGCGCGCGAGGTGCTCGTCGCCGACGAGGCGCGGCTCGCGTCGCGTCGTACCGTGGCGGAGCGCCTCGGGATCGCCGCCTGA